The following DNA comes from Vicinamibacterales bacterium.
GCCTTCGCGCGGGACACCGGCGGCACGTACATTTCGCCGTACTCGCACGAGGACGTGATCGCCGGCGCCGGGACGATCGGCCTCGAGATCGCCGCGCAGCAGCCGGATCTGGACGCGGTCATCGTCCCCATCGGCGGCGGCGGACTGGTCAGCGGCATCGGCATCGCCATCAAGGCGCTGATGCCCGAAACGCGCGTCCTCGGGGTCGAGGTGGCGGCGTCGTGCCCGTTCACCCGCAGCCTCGCGGCGGGCCGGCTCGTGGCGATCGATGTCAAGCCGTCGCTGGCCGACGGCCTCACCGGCAACCTCGATCCCGACACGCTGACGCTCGACATCGTCCGGCGGGTCGTCGACGAGATCGTTGTCGTCGAAGAGGACGAGCTGCGCGAGGCGTTGGCCGGCGTCGTCACGCACGAGCACCTGGTGATCGAAGGCGCCGCCGCCGCGGGACCAGCCGCGTTGTTGAGCGGCAGGATCAAGGCGAGCGGCAACCTCGCCGTGATCCTCACCGGCGCGAACATCGACAGGGAAGTGCTCGCGTCCGTCTTACGCTGAACGCGACCACCCTCACCCGCAACCGACGACGCGTTGCGGAGTTCTCTCTATCGGCTCAGCCACCACCACACCGCTCCGGCCGCCACGGCGGCGGTGACGAGCGCGCCGACGAGCAGGCCGGCGGCGTTGCGGTCCGGCGCGTCGTCGAGCGGAAGGAGTGCCGAGGGGGCCGCGGCGTCGCCGGTGCGGACGTCGAGAATCGCGGCCACCGAGCGAAGCTCCGCGGCGAGCGCGGCGGCGCTCTGCTGGCGGTTGTTGAGGTCGGGCGCCAGCGCGCGGGCCAGCACGGCGTCGAGCTCCGACGGCGCCGCGCCGTTCACCTGCGAGGGGGGCGCCGCGTGCCCCTTGATGACGTTCAGGATCGTCCGTGCGGCTGTATCGGCGGCAAACGGGTTGATGCCGGTGACGAGTTCGTAGGCGAGGACCCCAAGTGAAAACACGTCGGTACGCGGATCGACGGCGACGCCGACGGCCTGTTCCGGCGACAGATAGGCCAGCACCGCGACGGCGTCGGGAGGAAGCCCGTCGAGGTTGCTGGCGGCGGTGGCCCGCAACTGGCCGGCTCTCGTCCAGGGGGCCATGCCAAAGTCGAGAATCTTCGCGTTTCCCTTGGCCGTGACCATCACGATGCCGGGCCGCAGGTCCCCGTGGAGGATGCCCTGCCCGTGCGCGTCGGCGACGCCGTCGGCCAGCTGAATCGCGAGATCGAGCGCGCGGCGCGGGTTCATCGCCACACCGCCCGCCTCCTCGCGCAGGCTGCGGCCGGCAATGAACTCGTAGGCGAGGTAGGTGCGGCCGTCTGCCTCACCCAGATCCCACAAGGTCGCGATGTTCGGGTGCGAGAGCCGCGCCGCGGCCTCGGCGTCCTCGCGCAGCCGTGACAGCATCGCCGGATCGTCGGCCGTCGGAGGTCCGACGAGCTTGAGCGCCACCGTCCGGCCGGCCTTGGTGTCGCGGGCGCGAAATACTTCGCCGATGCCGCCGG
Coding sequences within:
- a CDS encoding pyridoxal-phosphate dependent enzyme, with product MAVGLEDIQAAADRIAALTFQTPLRFSEWLSTAESNVFLKIETVQPTSSYKIRGAVNAVERFSAEGSADQRLVTASAGNHGRALAYAASLFDIPLVVFIAEGAPRAKVEAIARAGAELRTCADYDSAEREAKAFARDTGGTYISPYSHEDVIAGAGTIGLEIAAQQPDLDAVIVPIGGGGLVSGIGIAIKALMPETRVLGVEVAASCPFTRSLAAGRLVAIDVKPSLADGLTGNLDPDTLTLDIVRRVVDEIVVVEEDELREALAGVVTHEHLVIEGAAAAGPAALLSGRIKASGNLAVILTGANIDREVLASVLR
- a CDS encoding serine/threonine-protein kinase encodes the protein MTSIAHYNVLEPIGAGGIGEVFRARDTKAGRTVALKLVGPPTADDPAMLSRLREDAEAAARLSHPNIATLWDLGEADGRTYLAYEFIAGRSLREEAGGVAMNPRRALDLAIQLADGVADAHGQGILHGDLRPGIVMVTAKGNAKILDFGMAPWTRAGQLRATAASNLDGLPPDAVAVLAYLSPEQAVGVAVDPRTDVFSLGVLAYELVTGINPFAADTAARTILNVIKGHAAPPSQVNGAAPSELDAVLARALAPDLNNRQQSAAALAAELRSVAAILDVRTGDAAAPSALLPLDDAPDRNAAGLLVGALVTAAVAAGAVWWWLSR